Sequence from the Streptomyces sp. NBC_00440 genome:
GGCCCTGGCGCACGCCCGCGAGTCGGCCGGGCTGGCCGAGCTTCCCGCCGAGGTCCAGCTGCGCCCGGTGAAGCACCGCGCGCGCCGGGTGGCCTGAGGGAAGAGCCGGGTGGCCTGGGGGAAGACGGGGGCGCCGCACGGACAGTCGGCCGGACAGGCGCGCGGACAGTCGGCCGGGCCGCCGGCCGGACAGGGAGCCGGACCGTCAGTCGGACAGTCCCGCCAGGTCACGCAGCCTGCGGGCCTGTCCGGCGCGCTCGGCTGTGCGCTGCTCCTCGTACGTACGGTCCGGTGCCCCGAGCAGCAGTGCCTTGGTCTCGATGACCGCATCGCGGGGGGCGGCGAGCAGGGCGGCCGCCAGGTCGGTGACCGTTCCGTCGAGTTCGTCGGCGGGGACGGCCAGATTGGCCAGCCCCGTACGGACGGCTTCGTCGGCGTGCACGAAGCGGCCGGTGGCGCAGATCTCCAGCGCCCGGGCATAGCCGACGAGCCCCACCAGCGGATACGTGCCGGTGAGGTCGGGGACGAGCCCGAGGCTGGTCTCGCGCATGGCGAACTGCACGTCGTCGGCGACGACCCGCAGGTCGCAGGCGAGGGCGAGCTGGAACCCGGCACCGATCGCGTGGCCCTGTACGGCGGCGATGGTGATCAGGTCGGTGCGGCGCCACCAGGTGAACGCCTCCTGGTACTCGGCGATGGCCGCGTCGAGCGTGGCGTCATCACCGCGTGCCAGATCGAGGAAGGACGGCTCACCGTCGAAACCCTCAGGCGTGAACGCCTGCCGGTCCAGGCCCGCGGAGAAGGACTTGCCCTCACCGCGCAGCACCACGACGCGGACACTGCCCGGCAGTGACCGTCCCGCTTCTGTCAACGCCCGCCACAGAGCGGGAGACTGGGCGTTGCGCTTCGCGGGGTTGGCCAGCGTCACCGTGGCAACCGCGTCCTCGACGGTCAGCCGTACGCCGTCCTTGTCGAGCACGTAGTCGAACGAGGTCATGGGGGTCTCCGGTTCTGTGCAGACAGGTAAGTGACTGCACAGTAACCACCCTGCCGGCCCTCCGGCCGACCGGGTGGCACCGTGGTGAACCGGTGAACCCCAGAACCCAGGGCCACAGCCCTGTCAGGCCGATGCGGCCTTCTTGCCTCGCGTTGCTCCGCCGCGTCCTCGCAGCGTCACACCGGACTCGCTGAGCATCCGGTGGACGAATCCGTAGGAGCGGCCGGTCTCTTCGGCCAGTGCCCGGATGCTCGCACCGGAGTCGTATT
This genomic interval carries:
- a CDS encoding enoyl-CoA hydratase/isomerase family protein — encoded protein: MTSFDYVLDKDGVRLTVEDAVATVTLANPAKRNAQSPALWRALTEAGRSLPGSVRVVVLRGEGKSFSAGLDRQAFTPEGFDGEPSFLDLARGDDATLDAAIAEYQEAFTWWRRTDLITIAAVQGHAIGAGFQLALACDLRVVADDVQFAMRETSLGLVPDLTGTYPLVGLVGYARALEICATGRFVHADEAVRTGLANLAVPADELDGTVTDLAAALLAAPRDAVIETKALLLGAPDRTYEEQRTAERAGQARRLRDLAGLSD
- a CDS encoding helix-turn-helix domain-containing protein; amino-acid sequence: MAETLKKGSRVTGAARDKLAADLKKKYDSGASIRALAEETGRSYGFVHRMLSESGVTLRGRGGATRGKKAASA